From the genome of Caloranaerobacter sp. TR13:
TCAATTCAGCTTCTATATTCTCATCACCTAATATTCTTGCTATCATTAAAGCAGCTTCTTCTCTAGTAATATATCTATCAGGCTTAAAAGTATTATCTTCAAAACCTTCTAAATAACCAGCTTTAGATACAGCTTTCACATAATCTATTGCCCAATTCTTAATACTATCTTTATCCTCATAATTAAGCTCGTAGCCTTCACCTTCAAGCTTAAGTGCTCTAGATATTAAAATAGCCATTTCCTGTCTAGTAATACTCCTATTTGGATAGTATTTTTTATTACTATCTCCATTCACTATACCCATTTCATAAAGCTTAAGAATATAATCCTTTGCCCAAGAATCAGATATATCTTTTAGAGGATATTCTTCTTTTTCACCAATCTTTACTATCCAGTTACCTGCAACCCAACCTTCTAATTCTCCATCCTTTTGTTTAACTCTATACCAAAAATAACCTTCCTTCAAAACAGGGCCTTCTAATACATCTAAAATTGTGCCGCCTGCTACTCGTCCAATCTCTACTCCATTAGGCCCTTTTCTAATTCGTAGAGAATTTTTTACATCAGCTTTTACTATATCTCCTTTTTTATACATCACAATATCGCCATAGTGAAATGGCTGTGGAGTATCAAAATGCTTATTTTTATCTGGAAGTCCATTTTTAGGAAGCAATTTAGGGTCTATAGGTGTTATTTTCTGACCATATTCCTTTTCTGCTACCAAATATATTAATTGCTGATATGTATATTTTTTAGTCCATGTTGGATATCTGTAAGGCACCATATTAGGATTATTACTTTTGCTCCAACCATTATATGCCCACAAAGCAAAATACCAGTTTTCCAAAATATTAGGATTCATATCTCCTATTCTAGGTAGCTTATTTAATGCCATATTCCATTTCATTAATAGAACTTCTGCACCAGCCTCTATATTATAATCAATATCATACTTAAGCCTGTTTGTGTCAAACCATCCATATCTATTATAAATTTGCATAAGCCCGATACTGCCTTTTCTGCCAGTATAAACCGTACCGTCAGGATTATACTGCTGAAAAACACTTTCTACTCTCGCTATCGATTTAAGTATAACTGTTGGAATACCTCTTCTCTTAGCTACTTCTTCTATCTTTTTTTCTAGTACTTCTCTTGGGGGATTTATTCTAGCACCTTGAGCATACCCAAAATCAACAAGAAACATAAATAAGAATAAGATGCTTAAAGTTATCCCCAAAAGCTTCTTATGCATCTTAAAAGCCTCCCATACTAAATAAATTTTAAATGCTAAATTTTAAATGTTAAATATATTATTAAGTTGACAGTTGACAGTGTACAGAGAACAGTTCTTGTCTTTTCTTCCCTGTTACTAGTTCTCTGTAATCCTCTGTAGCGTAGAATTAATTCTACGCTACAGTTAATTGTCGAAAAGCGAAAAACGAATGACGAACAGCTAACTATTTTAATTTTAGCTGAAAGCTGATAGCTGTCAGCCACTAGTTTTTAATCTGTCAACTGTTCCCTGTCCTCTAATCCCTGTACCAAGTACCCAGCACCCAGTACCCAATATATATTTTATCCAAAAACTATATGAGACAAAAGTCCCAAAAATAATGCACATGATTATCTTTGACTAATATTTATCATTTTAAACATTTTTAAGTTGTTAGTCAATTCTATCCACAAGTAAGTTTTTTAATAACTTTATTAATACAAAAAGATACAAGATGCAAATATTAGTATCATTATTTTTATGCATCTTGTATCTATAAATAATTTTAATCTACAATATTGTATTTTCTAGCTTTATAGGCTACAGTCTTGTGAGTTATACCCAAAGCTTTACCTGCAGAATTAAAACTTTTGAATTTTTCCAAAGCTAATTTTATTATTTCCTTTTCATATTCTTCAAAAGTTGGAAATTCTCCATTGCTTTTCAAATTAATAAGTCTAGAATTTTCATAATTTACTTTATTAATAAAATAAATATTAGTTATATTACTTGGTAAATCATTTATTTCAATAACACTTTTATCAGATAAAGCTATTAATCGTTCAATTACATTTTCAAGCTCCCTAATATTTCCTGACCAATCATAATTATATAAGCAATCTTTAGCTTCTTTACTTAATTTAATAACTTTTTTGCCTAATTTATCGGATATTTTATCAATAAAATAGTCTATCAATAAAGGTATATCTTCCCTTCGTTCCTTTAATGATGGTAAATAAATTGGAATTACATTCAATCTGTAATATAAATCTTCTCTAAATTCACCATTGTATACCATCTCTTCTAAATTTCGATTTGTTGCAGCTATAATTCTTACATCAGTTTTTATAGTTTGCATTCCTCCAATTCTTTCAAACTCCCTCTCTTGTAAAACCCTTAATAATTTAACCTGCATTTCTTTTGGTAAATCTCCAATTTCATCTAAAAAAACCGTTCCACCATCAGCCCGTTCAAATTTGCCAATTTTTAATCTAACAGCTCCAGTAAAAGCCCCTTGTTCATGCCCAAACAGTTCAGATTCCAGTAAATTTGACGGAATTGCTCCACAATTTACTGCTACAAAAGGTTTATTCGATCTATTACTACTATAATGTATTGCTCTAGCAACTAATTCCTTCCCAGTTCCACTCTCTCCTCTTAAAAGAACAGTAGAAGAAATTTCAGATGCTTTTTGTGCAATTAACAAAGCTTCTTTTATTTGTCTGCTTTCACCTATTATCTTTTTAAACGGTTCTTGCAATTTAATATTATAATCAAATGACAAATCTTGAATCTTATTAGTAGATTTACCTTCTCTATTAACGTTATCATTTTTTATTTTTCTATATATAACTATAACCCCTTTGAATTTATTTTCTATGTGTCTAGGCCATGCAGCTACTTCAACATGTACCTCATCTGGAAAGTAAACGAGTACACCTCTAGTATATTTTTTTATGCTAAAACAGTTAAGTACAATGTTATCTATGTTAACTTTATAGATATTTGTTCCCTCTTTAATATGCTTATCAGTTGAAAAATATTGTTTATATGAATTATTTATATACTCAATATAGCCAAATTCATCTATTATACATATACCTTCCGATAAGTTATCAAACAGTGAAGAATAAATTAAATCACTATAATTATCTTTAAATCTGGACATATTCTTCTCGTCTAATTTTACAATTCTCACATCGTTCCCCCCAGCATTTATTCCATGTCTCTGCTAGCTAATACATCTACTCCTGTTCCCAATATATTTTTAATAACTATATCTCCTATTTTTATAGGTGCAGTTACTTCTACCTTATTTATTTCGGTCATGCATTCAAATATCTTATCTTTAGGAACTGGTTTGTTTGTCCTTACCGGCAATCTACTCAAATGAGCATTTTTAATCTTAACTGTAGAAGTTAATATTCTTTTTGGATTAGTAATTTCTTCTACTGCATACTCTTGCCCTCTTTTACACTGGTTACCTGTTACTTTAAATCCTAAAGAATTTTTTTCATCTTTTTCTACCTCTAGATGACATCCAATAGGGCAAACGATGCAAATCATCTCTTTTTTAGTCATCTATCACCCTCCTCCTTTAATATCTCTACAGTTATATCTGATAATCCTTTTCCTTTTAACTGATTAATATTTACTGTGATTTTTTCCATTTCACTAGGTGCTAAACGTCTCTTTTTTAGTTCTTTAATAATAGTATTATTTGACCTAACTATCATCCTTACATTTTTATAAACATCATTTACTCTCATAAATAAGTTTACGGAATCTTGTATGTTCTCAAGTCTTATCATGTGTGGAACAATATATCTTATTCCATTACCTGGATTAGTTTTAAGTATATCTCCACTATCATACAACTCTCCTTTTATATACTTAGCTGCATTTTTTCCTGCCCGTCTGCTTTCATCTGTAACATAGTCTACTAAATCGTGAACATGTAGTACATTACCACATGCAAATATTCCTGCAACAGTAGTTTCCATAGATTCATTTACTATTGGACCACCAGTAATTGGATTTAATTTTATACCTGCTTTCTTTGACAGTTCATTTTCAGGTATTAAGCCAACAGATAATAACAAAGTATCGCACTCAAAATATTTCTCTGTACCTGGTATTGGCTTTCTATTTTCATCAACTCTAGATACAACTACGCCTTCAACCCTGTCTTTACCTCTTATTTCGGTAACTGTATGACTTAGCATTAATGGTATGTCATAATCTTCTAAACACTGTACAATATTTCTTGTAAGTCCTCCAGAATAAGCCATAATTTCAGCGACACCAATAACTTGTGCTCCTTCAAGGGTAAGTCTTCTAGCCATTATAAGCCCAATATCACCTGAACCTAATATAAAAACCTTTTTACCAACCATATAACCCTCTATATTTATAAACCTTTGGGCTGTTCCGGCTGTAAATATACCAGAAGGTCTAGTCCCAGGAATAGCTAAAGCTCCTCTAGTTCTCTCTCTACATCCCATAGCTAATATAACTGCTTTTGCTTTTATAATCATAAAGCCATCTTCTGAATTTATTGCCTTAACAATTTTGTCTTCGCTAATATCTAAAACCATAGTGTTTAGCTTATAATCTATTTCCATCTTCATTAACTCTTTAATAAACCTATCTGCGTATTCTGGACCGGTTAATTCCTCATTAAACTCATGGAGTCCAAAGCCATTATGTATACACTGTTGTAATATTCCGCCCAATTCACGGTCCCTTTCTATAAGTAAAATACTATCTACACCATTCTTCTTTGCTTCTATCGCTGCTGCTAAACCAGCTGGCCCTCCACCAATCACAACGATATCATAGCTTAACATTACTTCACCCCCTTAATTTTCATCAATTGAAGTTGCAACCAACTCATCAGCTGCATGTTCTCCTAAACCTTTATTAGTATTTCCTACTAATATATACGAATTTGGACTATCCTTAACTATTTCTGAAATGTCTTTACCTAATTCTCTAGCTAATATTTCCATAACTCTTGGGCTGCAGAAACCTCCTTGACACCTTCCTGTTCCAGGTCTAACTCTCTTTTTGATCCCATCTACAGTAGTAGCTCCAACTTTTCTTCTAATAGCATCGACAATCTCACCTTCTGTTATATTTTCACATCTACAAATTATTCTTCCAAACTTAGGATCTTTTCTTATTAATTCTGCTTTTTCATCAGCACTTAATTTTTCAAACCTTATCATCCTTCTTCTTATTGGATTAAAATCCTCTTTTGCTTCAAATCCACCATTTATATCACTTAGTAATTCTACGACATATTCTGCTATAGCTGGTGAAGCTGATAAACCTGGTGACTTTATTCCTGCAACATTAATAAAACCTCTTGCTTCTTTAGACTCCTCAACTATGAAATCACCAGTACTAGGTTCTGCCCTTAATCCTGCAAATGTAGTTATAACTTTTTTAAATGGAATGTTCTTTGAAGTTTTCAAAGCCGTTTCTCTTACATATTGAAGTCTATCAGCTGTTGTATCTAACCTCTCTTTATCATTTAAATCTTCAGCGTCCGGTCCTATTATTAAATTGCCATGAACTGTTGGAGCAACCAAAACTCCTTTTCCAAGTTTTGTTGGACACTGAAATATAACTCTATTCACAAAATTACCTGCGCTTTTATCCAGTATAAAATATTGACCTCTTCTAGGTTTTATCTTAAAATATGGACTAGCTACCATATTATTTATTTTATCTGCATATAATCCGGCACAATTCACAACATATTTAGTATCTATCACTTCTCTCTTAGTAAAAATCCTATATCCATAGTCAGTCTTATTAATATTATGAACTTCACTATTTAACAATATCTCAACTCCATTTTCTACTGCATTTTCTGCTAAAGCTATAGCTAACTCCCACGGTCCAATAATTCCACAAGTTGGTGCATACAAAGCACCTACAATATCATTATTTAAATTAGGTTCCATTTTTCTAACTTGTTCTCCATTTATTATCTCTATATTGGGTATACCATTTTTTAAACCTCTATCATAAAGCTCTTTAATCATGTTCATATTTTCATCATTAAAAGCAACAACTAGTGAACCAATCCTTTTAAATTCAACATCTAATTCTTCACATATCTTATCAAACATAGGATTTCCTTTAGAATTAAACTTTGCCATATTAGTTCCTGGTTCTGCATCATATCCAGCATGTATTATTGCACTGTTTGCCTTTGTAGTCCCATTTGCAACATCGTTATCTTTTTCTATAAGAACAATATTAAGTTTATATCTTGATAACTCTCTTGCTATAAACGTACCTATTACTCCAGCCCCTATAACTGCAACATCATACATTCATAACCCCCCTTTTTTTGATAAATAGATTAAAAAAGCCGCACTAAGCTAAACCTATCACTCCATAGGCCTGCTTGTGCGGCTCTCCATTTCTCTAGCGCCAAATATTCACTTGTAACCAAATTATATCATTTGTGTTGCATCTTGTCAAAACGTTTGCCAAATTTATATATTAATCTTCATCTGATGCAGCTACTTCGCTAATAGCTAATTCTTCCTTTTCCATTTCTTCCCACTTAAGTGCTCTATTTACAGCCTTTTTCCATCCTGCATATAATTTTTCTTTGATTAGTTCATCCATATTTGGTTCAAATGTTCTATCAACCTTCCACTTCTTAGCTATTTCTTCTTTACTTTCCCAGAATCCTACAGCAAGACCAGCTAAATATGCAGCACCTAAAGCTGTAGTTTCTGTAACTTCAGGTCTGTGTACAGGTACTCCTAATATGTCAGACTGGAATTGCATTAGGAAATCGTTCGCAACAGCTCCACCATCAACCTTTAATGATTGTAAATCTATGCGTGAATCCTCTTGCATAGCTTCTAATAC
Proteins encoded in this window:
- a CDS encoding S-layer homology domain-containing protein, yielding MHKKLLGITLSILFLFMFLVDFGYAQGARINPPREVLEKKIEEVAKRRGIPTVILKSIARVESVFQQYNPDGTVYTGRKGSIGLMQIYNRYGWFDTNRLKYDIDYNIEAGAEVLLMKWNMALNKLPRIGDMNPNILENWYFALWAYNGWSKSNNPNMVPYRYPTWTKKYTYQQLIYLVAEKEYGQKITPIDPKLLPKNGLPDKNKHFDTPQPFHYGDIVMYKKGDIVKADVKNSLRIRKGPNGVEIGRVAGGTILDVLEGPVLKEGYFWYRVKQKDGELEGWVAGNWIVKIGEKEEYPLKDISDSWAKDYILKLYEMGIVNGDSNKKYYPNRSITRQEMAILISRALKLEGEGYELNYEDKDSIKNWAIDYVKAVSKAGYLEGFEDNTFKPDRYITREEAALMIARILGDENIEAELTYKDLAEINPQFISAVKVAGKYGIMLGKGDGTFKPKEPLTRSGAAKVIVKLLEVLNQKADN
- a CDS encoding sigma-54-dependent Fis family transcriptional regulator, which encodes MRIVKLDEKNMSRFKDNYSDLIYSSLFDNLSEGICIIDEFGYIEYINNSYKQYFSTDKHIKEGTNIYKVNIDNIVLNCFSIKKYTRGVLVYFPDEVHVEVAAWPRHIENKFKGVIVIYRKIKNDNVNREGKSTNKIQDLSFDYNIKLQEPFKKIIGESRQIKEALLIAQKASEISSTVLLRGESGTGKELVARAIHYSSNRSNKPFVAVNCGAIPSNLLESELFGHEQGAFTGAVRLKIGKFERADGGTVFLDEIGDLPKEMQVKLLRVLQEREFERIGGMQTIKTDVRIIAATNRNLEEMVYNGEFREDLYYRLNVIPIYLPSLKERREDIPLLIDYFIDKISDKLGKKVIKLSKEAKDCLYNYDWSGNIRELENVIERLIALSDKSVIEINDLPSNITNIYFINKVNYENSRLINLKSNGEFPTFEEYEKEIIKLALEKFKSFNSAGKALGITHKTVAYKARKYNIVD
- a CDS encoding DUF1667 domain-containing protein; the encoded protein is MTKKEMICIVCPIGCHLEVEKDEKNSLGFKVTGNQCKRGQEYAVEEITNPKRILTSTVKIKNAHLSRLPVRTNKPVPKDKIFECMTEINKVEVTAPIKIGDIVIKNILGTGVDVLASRDME
- a CDS encoding NAD(P)/FAD-dependent oxidoreductase, encoding MLSYDIVVIGGGPAGLAAAIEAKKNGVDSILLIERDRELGGILQQCIHNGFGLHEFNEELTGPEYADRFIKELMKMEIDYKLNTMVLDISEDKIVKAINSEDGFMIIKAKAVILAMGCRERTRGALAIPGTRPSGIFTAGTAQRFINIEGYMVGKKVFILGSGDIGLIMARRLTLEGAQVIGVAEIMAYSGGLTRNIVQCLEDYDIPLMLSHTVTEIRGKDRVEGVVVSRVDENRKPIPGTEKYFECDTLLLSVGLIPENELSKKAGIKLNPITGGPIVNESMETTVAGIFACGNVLHVHDLVDYVTDESRRAGKNAAKYIKGELYDSGDILKTNPGNGIRYIVPHMIRLENIQDSVNLFMRVNDVYKNVRMIVRSNNTIIKELKKRRLAPSEMEKITVNINQLKGKGLSDITVEILKEEGDR
- a CDS encoding NAD(P)/FAD-dependent oxidoreductase — protein: MYDVAVIGAGVIGTFIARELSRYKLNIVLIEKDNDVANGTTKANSAIIHAGYDAEPGTNMAKFNSKGNPMFDKICEELDVEFKRIGSLVVAFNDENMNMIKELYDRGLKNGIPNIEIINGEQVRKMEPNLNNDIVGALYAPTCGIIGPWELAIALAENAVENGVEILLNSEVHNINKTDYGYRIFTKREVIDTKYVVNCAGLYADKINNMVASPYFKIKPRRGQYFILDKSAGNFVNRVIFQCPTKLGKGVLVAPTVHGNLIIGPDAEDLNDKERLDTTADRLQYVRETALKTSKNIPFKKVITTFAGLRAEPSTGDFIVEESKEARGFINVAGIKSPGLSASPAIAEYVVELLSDINGGFEAKEDFNPIRRRMIRFEKLSADEKAELIRKDPKFGRIICRCENITEGEIVDAIRRKVGATTVDGIKKRVRPGTGRCQGGFCSPRVMEILARELGKDISEIVKDSPNSYILVGNTNKGLGEHAADELVATSIDEN